A portion of the Blastochloris tepida genome contains these proteins:
- a CDS encoding urease subunit beta, producing the protein MIPGEVFTADGEIELNAGRATTTIEVTNTGDRPIQVGSHYHFFETNPALAFDRAAARGFRLDIPAGTAVRFEPGQSRTVQLVALAGARTVFGFRQAVMGKLDV; encoded by the coding sequence ATGATTCCTGGCGAAGTGTTCACGGCGGACGGCGAGATCGAGCTCAATGCCGGCCGCGCGACGACGACCATCGAGGTCACCAACACCGGCGACCGGCCGATCCAGGTCGGCAGCCACTATCATTTCTTCGAGACCAATCCCGCGCTCGCCTTCGACCGCGCGGCGGCGCGTGGCTTCCGGCTCGACATTCCGGCCGGCACGGCGGTGCGCTTCGAGCCCGGCCAGTCGCGCACCGTGCAGCTCGTTGCGCTTGCGGGCGCGCGCACCGTGTTTGGCTTCCGCCAGGCGGTGATGGGCAAGCTGGACGTTTGA